AAATGACTCCCGCGCTAAGGaatttttaatccttgtatcgcggggggtttcacaaacatacaattctcaagcacaaagacacccagactcagaacaagaattggtggatcacacaaacgcttgtcctacacggggatcgaacccgcgatacgtcgcgcacagtgggtttggcgtcatgacctcaaccactcggctatccgtgtaatTAATTGGAGCAACAACTGGAGCCTACAGTACAAAGACCTTTCCCATTTCTGGACTGGTAACCAACCTTCAGGCTTACTCCTCTTCAAATTCTTGGACGACCTTCTTCTGGGCGACCTCTTCTTGAGGTTTGAAGAGAAGTCTTCCTCAGAAGACACCATCTCCTCGGTCTCGGCTCCCCAGTCAGGAGCTAGCTTGCTTGGCTTCATGCGACTCAGAAAGCTGAGTTTTGGAGTTTTTTGAGTCACTGTAGTATGAATGATGGAGGtaaaaaaatttttaaaaaaaagttttctgtcttcaaaattaaagtaaaacacataaagtaatttttgtaacacaaattaaatcgAACTAGTTATTTATTCCGAGTTGAATAGCAAATGATTTAGCCCTTGACAGAAAACAGAAAACACCCCGTACTCCTACATTTAtcttagccagagtcacgggatctcTCGCTTATGCTCTGCGCGACTTTGGCAAGCAATAGTCCTCCGTAAATATCATCAACAACGACACAGAGTTCTAACTCAAATTCAATTTGCATGGAAATGTTACAAAGAAACTCCAGATTAACACCAAAGAACGTAAGACCTAAAAACTGTAGGTGCAGCTATGAAAACCCTTTAAACAAAACGACAACTCACCCAAAAACCTGAACGGCTCAGCGTACTTCGTCGTATCATTTCCGTCGAACCTCGTGGTCGTTTCCAATGTGGTCTCATTCAAAGGTATCTCCGTCGTCTCATTATACCTAATTTCCTCCATAAAAGTGTCATTGATAATATTCTCCATGACATTCCCTGTGACGTTGACAGCTCGCTTCTTCCTATCATAGTCCGCGTAGACGGGCATTTTGACTTTAGATCGACTTTTGTCAGTGGCGAACTTTGGACGGCGGTAGTACTTCTTTCTGGAGAACTCTTGGTCTTCTTCCGAATAGTGGGCTAGAAGGTATCAAGTGTTAACAGGGATGATGGCTGggtataaatattaagaatcaaaaaaactttacaaagaTGAATTAAATCTTAAAGTCATTTAAGTATCCAAATTGGGGTATCATCGCGACAATgacatctagtctcaaaataagcaaagcttgaaGCATGAGTATTACACAACTGATTAACATACTAAtaaacttctaaatacatacacaccCAGACACTGAACAAATGGCCGTACCaacaaacatttgccctggttaggaatcgaacccacaactcCATTGCCACTAGACAAACAGCTCAGTCGGTAGTACTTCTTgaatttcttgaaaaataattcccacattaaggaatttaatccttgtatcgcgggtggtttcacaaacatttaagtcacatgcacaaaggcacccagactcacgacaagcattcttggatctcataaatgcttgtcttacgcggggattgaacctgcgacacgCGCTCAGTgggattggcgtggtgacctcaaccactcggctatcctgaCGCGCCCTTCTCAGTTTCCTGAGAATTCTAACTGCAAAGATCAAATGGCTCGACAAACTATGAACACTATGGCACGTTGACGTTCGTACTGAAATTAAGAATTAACGACGACTGCACGGAAATCCGGGTGCTTGAgaaggtcaccacgctaaacccactgtgcgcgatatgtcgcggcttcgatccccgcgtaggacgagcatttatttgatccacgaatgcttgtcctgaatctgggtatctttgtgtatGTGTCTTGAATGgttgtgaaacccctcgcgacacatCAAACTCCTCAATGCGgacgttttaaagaaaaaagaacatCGGTTTTCAGATAGTGCAGTATTACTTGAATCCTTAGCATCTGCTGGTTTCGTTGGCTTATCTTCAGTTTCCTCTGCGTCTTCCGGCAGGATACCATCATCAGCACCGCTGTACACGTATCTGAGGGTATAAGAGACATTTATTAGTACCAGTTCTGGTGGCATACCAGCTTCTAGAGGAAGATTCTTGAAGGAGGCATGGGACGTGGCGGGTGGCCCCTGACCTTTTAgccaaattatatttatcatcgtcctagccttttctcaactatgttggggccaCCTTCCAGTCTGACCGGActcagctaagtaacagtgttttacaaggaaagactgcctgtctgacctcctcatccagttacctgggcacaacacgatactccttagactggttgtctgacTTTTCTAGCTTATGCTAGAAAAGTAGTCCACTCCGTAGTAGTCAGTAGTCTAAGGAGTCCAGTCATAAGACTAACGAATGTTAAAGCTGTGTTATTAACAGCCAATTTCACTGGCTCCTGatacacggaagaactcgttatgacgacTAATTAGACGGTCACCCATCAACGGACCGACCATATGAATCGCTTAACCTAAGGTCGATCCACTTTTACAGTGTAGCTTAGGAACGAGTGCCTCAGCCGTTGTAAAATCTTTCTTTCGTTACTGGCGACCGGTTGCCGCGTTCAAGCGATTTTAAACCCATTTACGTATTTAGCTAAGGTTTACTTTTGGGTGAAGGATTTCGATGATATACGTTCTTTGGTAACTAGACCTGATTTTGATGAAGGGgtttcgtgttgcccaggtaactgggttgaggaggtcagataggcagtcgctccttgaaaaacactggtacttagctgaatccggttagactggaagacgaccccaacatagttgggaaagggctaggataatgatgataataCCTGGTACTCCAGTCCATCTGCCTGGCGTCATCCAGCCACTGGTTGGCTGCTAGCGTGGTTTCCCGAACCATCTTGATATTCATCTGAAGGAAGATCTTTTTCAGCTCTACTGTTATGTGTGTGGGTTTGGTGTTGTAGTCATCAGGGGTCTCGCTTTTGTCTGTTTTGAATCGTTCTGAAATTTACATGAAAGGTTAATAatcaataaactattatttttcagcTTCAACTTCTCGACTGAGCTAAGAATGCTTCATCCAAATTCTTCACTAAATCTTTATTCCATGATAACTTGTCTAatagtttatttgaaactattctAAACTCGACAGCATATTATATTGTACAGGCacattataagttatttttataacgtatTAGAAATGCTTGGAAAAtgccttattttaaataaatcatttgatttTGAGGAGTGGATTTTCAAATGTgtcttgaatttatttaaacttctaTTTATAACTTACCTCTGACTGGGTTTTCCAGGGTATTCTCTAGCCTGAGGAGTACTGTCCCCGCCTTCCACGGCTCCAAGGTCAGCACGTGGATGTGGCGTGGCAGACCGTGCAACTTCAATACCGAATACTGAAAAATTGATTTGTTAGTCATCACCATCATCACTGCTGGACATGTGCTCTTTCAAAGGTGGGTGAAGATTTGATGCATTGATTTTAAGCCGATAGTAGTTGAGTGTGTTTCTTTTTAGCTGACTAGCCATAAGTGTGTTGGTTAATGTTCATATCTAGGTAGTAAACTAGAGTTACAGTTGCTTTTCTTGATGAGGAGTTTAGCGGAGGGGAATATACagagtattttttaaacgacttccgcactaaggaattgaatccttgtgtcaaGTTAGTTTCACAAaccttcaagtcacatgcacaaagccacccagactcaggataagctttcgtagattacacaaatgcttgttctacgcggggctCTTTTAGcattggcgtgatgacctcttccactcggctatccgtgcagcgTACCTTGGACTTATAATAAGGTCATATGCAACTCACTCTCTTATTCCTAACATTCTGCCACTTTCTCCTGTTCAGCTTCTCCCCAGAGGTCAAGAACAACCAGGGTTCGTACTGCCAGCGTCGCGAGAAAAGAGACATTCTCTCGGAAAACGTTTGATCGTCCACTGTAACAGAATAacgatgttttttaaatgaatacaaaaaatgtattgacGGGAAAGGAAAGTGTGATGGGTAACTATCATTTTTTACTAACTCTGTATGGAAAAAATACggtttatttccatgaaaaaaaataaaagtaattctaaatattacataagtagcaaaaatctatAACATCTAGGTTGTCATAGAATCCCAGACCCTGAAATCCACTGTACCCTGAAAATGTGAGTTGCAAATCCAACCGGAAGGgcaaaaaaacaagaaagtgagtgtattaaTACGTGGGAAAATACTTGCCTTCTTGTCTATAATTCCCGAACAAAATCCGATGTTTCCCTTTTATCACCAGTCCAACACCATATGCCTCCTCGTTGAGAGTCTCTTCAAGACCGAAGCCATCGTCCGTTAAAAGTCTTCTGTGAACCTGAAATTTTACGATGCAGTTTGCGATTGCTAGATCTTTTAAGCCTTCGTCTTGTTTTTGGTTAGGaagtcatcaaatgactccttccgcttttttttttataaaaacgaccCCCAcaccaaggaatttaatcctggtgtcgcggggggtttcacaaacatacaaatcacatgcacaatgacacccagactcagaacaagcattcgtggatcacgcgaatacttgtcctacgcggggatagaacccGCGATACGACGCGCGCTtagggtttggcttggtgacctcaaccgctcaGCTATTCGTGCAGTAAAAAAGCTTTGGATCGAGTGGaagagagtgtcagacttctactgactaaacccacccatgttcctttctttgcccttcgtgtactgGGGCCACGGTAACCTTTTCAGACAATCCTGCTGCCCCGGCATTCGAAAAACTACATGTGATTAAATAACTTGCTACGGTAGACGTTTTTTTAGTGCAGTCCATAATATTAGCTTATGACATCTTACCATAAGTTCAATTTCTCCATCGTTGTATGACGTGCCTCCTTGAGTCCTGTCCGTGAGGACACACATCTCGACGCTGGAGTTGAGTGAATGTATGCATATCCGAGAGGCCACGGGGTAGTAGCAAGCTGCTATCGGCTTCTTCTGCTGTTGACCTGGAAGAGAAGGTTTAATGGTTTAAATATTAACCTTGAAATGTCCCACCGTTAGGACTATATCCCTATACATTTCCACTTGTCTGaattcttatttataaggcTAAGCTAAGCTAATTCCTAAACAGAAATAtctattgtattatattattttggtttcaACTGGAGTGGAATAAGAAATCTTGATAGGATTTGGGCACAGCTTTTTGCCAAGCTGTGGCATACCATAAgttagcaataataaaaaaagaatgattACGCACTGTTAGGGGTGATTTAAGCTTGCTTGGGATAGGGAATCGTAGAAATATTTGGAGCAGGAAATTAACCCAATGCTGGGTTAATTCCATACGACTCCTtagtaacaaacataataaaattagataCTGTTTGATTTTGACCTAGTAATTGAACTATACTTTACCATAAATACCATATACTTTACTATAAATGTACTTACTAGCAGACTCATTCCAGCAGGTCCTCCTCATCATCTGCCTGGAGTTGGAGTCGGTGAAGAACTCGCCGTTACTGGTTACGTTTGTGTTGAAGATGCTGACCACCTCCTTGCCAAGGTCAGTTCTGGAGACAGAATGATCACCAGTACTCATACATAGGAAAAAGATAGAAGTAAGAACCATTCTTTACCAagactggtctgttggtctagtggttaatggtCTTGACTGCTATAATCGGTCGTGGGTTCTATACCCATCcgggaaaaatgtttgtgtgatgagcacgatcattttttctttgtaaggGTCTATAtcatgtttgtatttataagtataaaaggtttttcataagttttctagtactcataatacaagctttgcttagtttgagactagatggcgttgtgtgcaaGTTGTGGTATATTAGATTATTCACtacacctagacacagaacaaatgaacatgttcatcacacaaactcttgtaCTGGGTGAGAATCAATctcacgacctctggtataccAGTCTTTACCATTAGACCAATAAGCCAATCTAAATTGAACTCTCACCCGATAGGAACAGGGCCGATAATCCATTCCAGCTCTACATATTCCTCACCACGGTACAGCCTTATGATCTGAGTGATCCAGTCTGTGAACCTTTGACGGATCTCCTTGACAAGAGACCCTCGGATGGTGTTGTAGGTGACCTTATCTGTTACCTGAGAAGATATTtaagatcatcatcatcctagctttttctcaactatgttggggtcggcttccagtctaaccggtttcagctaaataACACTGTTCTACAAATAGCGACTGCCTATATTATGACcacctcaacccaattacctgggcaacatgataccccttggttagactggttgtcagactctagcttctgactacctgtaacgactgttgaAGATGTATGAATAAGAGCCGgcacccacaatttaacgtgccttccgaaccACGGAGGAACTCATTTTGATAAAGATGtgcacccatctacggaccaaccgcgtcaagcgtagcttaacctatgatcgatccacttatgcagttatcTATTATAGCTTAGAGACGAGCTCATGGATATCATGTtttatagttaccggcacggttCTTGAGCGCTCGGTGGGAGAGTAAGATCACTTTGCGCATCGTAcactcatgacaaaataaaacgccaatcttgagccgtcttgaggtgcatgcaactgcagcacaGAACGAATTTCACCTCATCCCTCATGTctgctatgacgcgatgcgctgcgggacacTCACTGCACCGGAATCcaccccgcgcctcacttcataccacaaaagggacacaaacaatcacttctgcgcagatgaaggtcagcgctcaagatccgtgccggtaactatactaaGTATAGTATCCTTACCGGTGTAGGTCTTTGACGATCAGGTCTGAAGCTGTAAGCTCCTGATTGCAGCGTCTGCTGACCTTGGGCGTAATAGAAGAAGTTCTGTGTCACATCCACCCTCACTCCATCCACGTGCTGGATGGACTCCAGAAGACCTGACGCCTTATCCACTGTGACTTTGATGTactgaaaaattaatattgtaaaaaaaaactaaatccaaCGTTTCTTAATATCACTCCActaaaattttaccaaaatcggaccagccgtttttataattgtaaattgcagtcatcgggtttgaagctaccctgaacatttcagcctgctagcttatcgggaagtgcctcaaaattgagttacaaaaaatccaaccggaacaacaaacaaataaaccagaaagtgagtttataaaaacgtgggaaaataggAGGATTGATGGCTAAACACTGACTTGTGGTGTAGACTATCCATTTTTAACTCAGGATAAACCAAAAATCTGGCAAACAACGTTCTTTACTTCTACTTTCGTAGTTGTTGTtgcattgttttgtaatttaattgaatatgtaacgtaatttaaaacttattatgtttttttaatattgcttgtGTGGGTGAGTTTACGTAACTAAAAGGCTAGCTTATTTGGTAAATAGTTGTTTaacttattttgaaaataacgaGGCTACAACGCATCATATAAAAGCGAGGCTAATAGcatcacttgtcggtaaaacgTACTGATAAGTGgcgtcacacaagattttatCTTCTGTACATAtacttaaaaatcatttttcgtTTACGcgataagataaaataaacgtttCCGATTCTTCAGGCAGTCTtacttcttaatattatttactatcaAATACTCATTTTGACAGGCTTACCTCATTTGAGATGAATGGTATAATCTCCTGTTCAGCTTGCTCTACTTTCCCTGGACTGGATTTTGAGAATTTCTTCGCAAATTCATTCTCCTCCTTGAAACGAATAAagtcacattaaaaatatacttaggacaatttaattattaaaaaaccagCATAAACAACAGGAAATGCGACAAAATGGGCTTTGATTTGGGTTTCGCGACTACATGTTTGTATTTGAGACAAATATAGCCCATATATGTATACATACCCCATCCATCGCCAATTTCTGGGAGTCATATGAAACCGATTTTCgtgaaacaaaaattgtttcatCCGTTCGAAAGCTACGTTGCCCTGTCATTGGATTGTTATTATGCTGTCAAGTGGACTGGAACCAAGGCAAATTGGCCATAATAGTGAGACTTCTGTCTTAGTTATaaatttacctattttattattaattaattaaaattaatgaacgaCGAGGCCAGATTTCTTTTGAAGAGCTCTTTAATTCGGTTAgcggagtggttgaggtcaccacgccaaacccatggTTCGTGACGTGTCGCGACTTCGATCAAAccacacaagcatttgtgtgatcacatgtcccgagtctgggtgtccttatgcatgtgacttgaatgtttgtgaaacccccgcgacacaacaTTACACAACAATTTCACCCAAACCCTGTACCTAACCTCATACGGCTTCCATATCCTCAACTCTTCATGCAGGTGACCCCTAGATCCTTACCAGTTGGTCTCTGACGGGTGCGATGTAATATGCTGTGAATCCTAAAGGTGGAATGTTCTCCGCTTCGAAGCACAGCTCCTGAATGGCTGTGGAGGATCTCCCGGGCAAGTTGATGATGGCTGCTGGTAGCGGCACCAGCTGGTATTCCACCTCCTCATCTAAGGAGATTAAGAGGCAGGATTGGTGTTGCATTGCCATAAACATTATGTTACTAAGAtaggcaataaaaaataaataaatgcggacaacatcacatacattgttctgaacccaaagtaagtttctaaagcacttgtgttatggattttttaccaatttggtaaaaattcacattctgcattgtctcgggtctgggtgtttgtggaaccttcgttgtatctgaattccataacagaagtgctttagcaactttaattttgatcttaaaatttatattacgGGCAAACTACGTAATAGTCGATGATGAAGATGCGGaaaaaaacgattatttttttctgaccgTTTAAGCCTTCCCTGGAcattcacgaatatttcaagaccaATTTAAGCTAAATCAGttccgttctcgagttttagcgagactaacgaacagcaattcatttttatatgtaaaaaagaagaagaagatgatAACCTTTTTTTACCTTAAATGGGAGTACACTACATGGTTAAGTTTTTATAAGCAGTCTTACATAACTTCAAACTCATACCATTAAAGTCCCTGATGGAGTAATGCAGAGCTATGGCCGGTAAACGCACGTGATGATAGGTCTTTACGCTGAGAGGGTTGTAGACCAGCAGCAGCATGGACTCCTGGTTCTCGGTGAACTGGAGAAAAAAATAGATTCAAATGAGGAATCGTATGGATCTGCTACAGTAAAAAGAAAGAAGTAGATGATCAACAACAGAAGTTCAAAATTGAATAGATGGCTGAGTGGTTGAAGCTACCTTAAAAAtgccactgtgcgcgtcgtgtttcgggttcgatccccgggtagacaagcatttttgtgatcttaCTTGTTTTGTGTCGGGGTGTCTTTGTGTACGTGATTTGTAGAGGTATGTGGTGAAAACCCCGTGATAAAacgattataaattaataaaggcGAAATATTCCTTAGAGCGGAAGAAGACTAAAGTCGAAGATCAAAAgccatttattcaaattaggctgcTAAGTTTTTTGAAGCTCTGAAGGCTGATGACAGTTAAAAAGAATACCGTCTTACCCTGCACTGGCTCATGTTCAGCTGATGACAGATTACAAATTGCTGGTTGTTCTTAGTTCTTCGACTTCCACCCCACGTTGGAGTCAGGTAACTGGAGAAAGAGaagatacatttttaacacGAAGATGCGATTAAACGAGAAATATTTGAACTTCAAATGTCTTACTAC
The window above is part of the Trichoplusia ni isolate ovarian cell line Hi5 chromosome 11, tn1, whole genome shotgun sequence genome. Proteins encoded here:
- the LOC113498837 gene encoding lysosomal alpha-mannosidase-like — translated: MDAGWVKTFDEYYYGTKTTVSTANVQLIYHSVLSELLHDKRRKFTFSETAYFWRWWKEQRPTTRATFRALVQEGRVEFAGGGWVHNDEATPDYLHIIDQYTWGLRKLNDTLGPCGKPKAAWQIDTYGHTREQVSLLAQMGFDGLFIGRVDHKERESMIEEDRMEFMWRGSDVLGKMSDIMTHTLFNLYNAPDGFCFDFLCNDEPIIDDPDNKVYNADRRVNDFISQIERQAKYYDHDNIMVTMGGDFTYQSAANWFMNMDKLINHVTTHPANLSDINIFYSTPSCYLKAIYLYGRRDKAVYTEKGDQLPYGSDALTYWTGYYTSRPSLKYFSRRAHVFLQVVKQLTVIARLGDSYELHLLRHAVSLVLHHDAITGTSQQHVTNDFIRILSEAIDSCTKKVSNLLSYLTPTWGGSRRTKNNQQFVICHQLNMSQCRFTENQESMLLLVYNPLSVKTYHHVRLPAIALHYSIRDFNDEEVEYQLVPLPAAIINLPGRSSTAIQELCFEAENIPPLGFTAYYIAPVRDQLEENEFAKKFSKSSPGKVEQAEQEIIPFISNEYIKVTVDKASGLLESIQHVDGVRVDVTQNFFYYAQGQQTLQSGAYSFRPDRQRPTPVTDKVTYNTIRGSLVKEIRQRFTDWITQIIRLYRGEEYVELEWIIGPVPIGTDLGKEVVSIFNTNVTSNGEFFTDSNSRQMMRRTCWNESASQQQKKPIAACYYPVASRICIHSLNSSVEMCVLTDRTQGGTSYNDGEIELMVHRRLLTDDGFGLEETLNEEAYGVGLVIKGKHRILFGNYRQEVDDQTFSERMSLFSRRWQYEPWLFLTSGEKLNRRKWQNVRNKRYSVLKLHGLPRHIHVLTLEPWKAGTVLLRLENTLENPVRERFKTDKSETPDDYNTKPTHITVELKKIFLQMNIKMVRETTLAANQWLDDARQMDWSTRYVYSGADDGILPEDAEETEDKPTKPADAKDSTHYSEEDQEFSRKKYYRRPKFATDKSRSKVKMPVYADYDRKKRAVNVTGNVMENIINDTFMEEIRYNETTEIPLNETTLETTTRFDGNDTTKYAEPFRFLVTQKTPKLSFLSRMKPSKLAPDWGAETEEMVSSEEDFSSNLKKRSPRRRSSKNLKRSKPEEVLSDDVDDGITKSIYEMYYKHRPKSQIRTKSLEEDKSRKKKKTRRMRDKNDYDYDIEQTTRKYFRSKNKRRGKSLAADMPFFITDGRRHKGERQFFEEGRRGREKMMGDDGHLKPEMRELPLKSNIPRSRKRKDNSGMEMLDYSDEEDLDVLEKESVDRRGENSRRKRTLPKDDEPPIGETGNSETVEDVDFVVTLRPTQIRTFVIWFENRKAYT